The Lonsdalea populi genome window below encodes:
- the dapA gene encoding 4-hydroxy-tetrahydrodipicolinate synthase produces MFTGSSVALITPMDAKGAVDRAGLKKLIDYHVASGTSTIVSVGTTGESATLSHDEHAEVVMLTLDMCGGRIPVIAGTGANSTAEAISLTQRFNDSGIAGCLTVTPYYNRPTQEGLFQHFKAIAEHTDLPQILYNVPSRTGCDLLPETVARLAAIKNIVGIKEATGNLSRVTQIQALVDDGFVLLSGNDDIGLDFMQLGGHGVISVTANVAPREMAEMCSLAAQGNFIEARRLNQRLMPLHQKLFVEPNPIPVKWACKALGLIATDTLRLPMTPLTESGREAVGQALKQSGLL; encoded by the coding sequence ATGTTTACGGGAAGCAGTGTTGCTCTGATTACACCGATGGACGCCAAAGGCGCGGTCGATCGTGCGGGTTTAAAAAAATTAATCGATTATCACGTCGCCAGCGGAACATCGACGATTGTTTCGGTAGGGACCACCGGAGAGTCTGCCACGCTGAGCCACGACGAGCATGCGGAAGTGGTGATGTTGACGCTGGATATGTGCGGCGGACGCATCCCGGTTATCGCCGGCACTGGCGCTAATTCCACGGCGGAAGCCATCTCCCTGACCCAACGTTTCAACGACAGCGGCATCGCGGGTTGTCTGACGGTAACGCCATACTACAACCGGCCGACTCAGGAAGGGCTGTTCCAGCACTTCAAAGCGATTGCTGAACATACCGACCTGCCTCAGATCCTCTATAATGTACCCTCCCGTACCGGCTGCGACCTGCTGCCGGAAACCGTTGCCCGTCTTGCCGCCATCAAAAATATTGTCGGAATTAAAGAAGCTACGGGGAACTTAAGCCGGGTGACTCAGATCCAAGCACTGGTCGATGACGGCTTCGTGCTGCTGAGCGGCAATGACGACATCGGTCTGGACTTCATGCAACTGGGCGGTCACGGCGTGATTTCCGTGACGGCGAACGTTGCCCCCCGTGAAATGGCGGAAATGTGCTCGCTGGCGGCGCAAGGCAACTTTATTGAAGCCCGTCGTCTTAACCAACGGCTGATGCCGCTTCATCAGAAACTGTTTGTAGAACCCAATCCGATTCCGGTGAAGTGGGCCTGTAAGGCATTGGGATTGATAGCGACCGATACGCTGCGTCTGCCGATGACGCCTCTGACTGAAAGCGGTCGTGAGGCGGTAGGGCAGGCGTTAAAGCAGTCTGGTCTGCTGTAA
- the bamC gene encoding outer membrane protein assembly factor BamC, which produces MSSSLQKSMVATVVGLSLIALLTACTNDQRYKRQVNGDESYLQTPEHRALNVPSGMILPLQNGDYDLPPINPNGQVGKNLDIRPPMQSLALLNGSRGQVSGNTATLLLENSAQNSQLWSQIVQVMQSKGYTIDNRQDASQTLTTGWISWNSEEEKEAPYQARYEVSLKPQGYQLALGVKLLALQQNNASVDDAFLTQRYTSQMINSLSDGLEKAVSARENAQSHRGSQSLDVQSAADDAGLPLIVVRGSYVQVWDRLPKALENIGMTVNDRSRPQGSVSVTYRSPGSDRWDALGAKDPQMTNGDYKLQVGDLGNRSSLQFIDSKGRPLTQSQNDALVAVFQAAFNR; this is translated from the coding sequence ATGAGTTCTTCATTGCAAAAGTCAATGGTGGCAACTGTGGTCGGCCTTTCGCTGATCGCGCTGCTGACAGCCTGTACCAACGATCAGCGCTATAAGCGTCAGGTCAACGGTGATGAGTCCTACCTGCAGACGCCGGAGCACCGTGCGCTGAACGTCCCATCCGGTATGATTCTGCCGTTGCAAAACGGCGACTACGATTTGCCGCCGATTAATCCAAACGGTCAGGTGGGCAAAAATCTGGATATTCGTCCGCCGATGCAGTCGCTGGCGCTGCTGAACGGCTCACGCGGTCAGGTGAGTGGAAATACCGCGACCCTGCTGCTGGAAAACAGCGCTCAGAATAGCCAGCTGTGGTCCCAGATCGTTCAGGTGATGCAGTCCAAAGGCTACACCATCGACAACCGTCAAGATGCCAGCCAGACGCTGACCACCGGTTGGATCAGCTGGAATTCCGAAGAAGAAAAAGAAGCGCCTTATCAGGCGCGCTATGAAGTGTCGTTGAAGCCTCAGGGTTATCAACTGGCGCTGGGCGTGAAGCTCCTCGCCCTGCAGCAGAACAATGCGTCGGTGGACGATGCCTTCCTGACGCAGCGCTATACGAGCCAGATGATAAACTCGTTGTCCGATGGCCTGGAGAAGGCGGTGTCCGCCCGTGAAAATGCGCAGTCTCATCGCGGAAGTCAGTCTCTGGATGTTCAGAGCGCCGCCGATGATGCCGGTCTGCCGTTGATCGTGGTGCGCGGAAGCTATGTTCAGGTCTGGGACCGTTTGCCGAAGGCGTTGGAAAATATCGGTATGACGGTGAACGATCGCAGCCGTCCTCAGGGCTCGGTCTCCGTGACCTATCGTTCGCCGGGCAGCGACCGCTGGGATGCGCTGGGTGCGAAAGATCCGCAGATGACGAACGGGGATTACAAGCTGCAGGTCGGCGACCTCGGCAACCGCAGCAGCCTGCAGTTCATCGACTCGAAAGGTCGTCCCCTCACCCAGTCGCAAAACGACGCGTTGGTGGCGGTGTTCCAGGCAGCGTTTAATCGATAA
- the purC gene encoding phosphoribosylaminoimidazolesuccinocarboxamide synthase, whose protein sequence is MQKLAELYRGKAKTVYTTEDPDLLVLQFRNDTSALDGQRIEQFDRKGLVNNKFNHFIMSKLEEAGIPTQMERLLSDTEVLVKKLDMVPVECVIRNRAAGSLVKRLGITEGEILNPPLFDLFLKNDAMHDPMVNESYCETFGWVSEKHLTRMKALSYQANDVLSKLFDDAGLILVDFKLEFGLFKGEVVLGDEFSPDGSRLWDKNTLDKMDKDRFRQSLGGLIEAYEEVARRIGVSLD, encoded by the coding sequence ATGCAAAAGCTAGCTGAGTTGTATCGCGGAAAAGCGAAAACGGTTTACACCACGGAAGATCCCGATCTGCTGGTGCTGCAATTTCGCAATGATACGTCAGCGTTAGATGGTCAGCGCATTGAGCAGTTTGATCGTAAAGGGCTGGTGAACAACAAATTCAACCATTTCATCATGAGCAAGCTGGAAGAAGCGGGTATCCCGACTCAGATGGAGCGTCTGCTGTCCGATACCGAAGTGCTGGTGAAAAAACTGGATATGGTGCCGGTCGAATGTGTGATCCGCAACCGTGCCGCGGGCTCGCTGGTAAAACGTCTCGGCATCACAGAAGGCGAAATTCTGAATCCGCCGCTGTTCGACCTGTTCCTGAAGAACGACGCCATGCATGACCCCATGGTCAACGAATCCTACTGTGAGACCTTTGGTTGGGTGAGCGAGAAGCATCTGACGCGCATGAAAGCGCTGAGCTATCAGGCAAATGACGTGCTCAGCAAGCTGTTCGACGATGCCGGGCTGATCCTGGTGGACTTCAAACTGGAGTTTGGTCTGTTCAAGGGCGAAGTGGTGCTGGGCGATGAGTTCTCGCCGGATGGCAGCCGTCTGTGGGACAAAAACACGCTGGATAAGATGGATAAAGACCGTTTCCGTCAGAGCCTGGGCGGTTTGATTGAAGCCTATGAAGAAGTTGCCCGCCGTATCGGCGTTTCTTTAGACTAA
- a CDS encoding DUF441 domain-containing protein gives MAYLDPTLLILLALAALGIISHNMTVTLAILALLAVRITPLNNYFPWVEKYGLTVGVLVLTIGVMAPIASGKISAGDVMHSFLHWKSLLAVLIGVMVSWLGGRGVALMTNQPSVVAGLLVGTVMGVALFRGVPVGPLIAAGLLSLLVGKGG, from the coding sequence ATGGCCTATCTAGACCCGACGCTATTGATTTTGCTGGCTCTGGCCGCGCTCGGCATCATCAGCCACAACATGACCGTGACGCTAGCCATTCTGGCGTTGCTGGCGGTACGTATCACGCCGTTGAACAACTACTTTCCCTGGGTGGAGAAATACGGTCTGACCGTCGGCGTACTGGTATTGACGATCGGCGTGATGGCCCCCATCGCCAGCGGAAAAATCAGCGCGGGTGACGTCATGCACTCGTTCCTGCACTGGAAATCGCTGCTGGCGGTGCTGATCGGCGTGATGGTTTCCTGGCTGGGCGGGCGCGGTGTTGCGCTGATGACAAACCAACCTTCCGTCGTGGCCGGGTTGCTGGTCGGCACGGTCATGGGCGTGGCGCTATTCCGCGGCGTACCGGTCGGACCGCTGATTGCGGCCGGGTTGCTGTCTTTGCTGGTCGGTAAAGGCGGCTGA